DNA sequence from the Podospora pseudocomata strain CBS 415.72m chromosome 2 map unlocalized CBS415.72m_2.2, whole genome shotgun sequence genome:
AAGGTCACGTTTGAACCCTTCCAAACACCCCACGCACCTTCCTTCTGCCATAGCTGTGCGATAACTTCCAACACAGAGTCGGGGGTTCGAATGGCCAGTTGATGTGCCGGTACAGGGGCTGGCTTTCCAGGCGTTCGTGGGGTATCAAGTGGGGTCATTGGGTTCGGTCTCCCGCGGGTagctgttggagagggagttcGTGGTTGGTTTGAGGTGAAATATGCCATTTCATCGGCATCCGAGTCTGAGTCGTGGGCTTGTTCCTGTAAGTTGCGTGTTAGTCGTCTGCTTGGGGTATGGAAGTGGGGCGTGGTTCGATGGTGTTGCCCACGATACCCAACGGCAGCATACCTCGTCGTCAAACTGAGTATTCCACGGattcgcagcagcagcagccgctgCTTGTGCTTGCTGTCGCCttgcctcctccgcttcctcaGCGGCAGCTGCTAGTCCTCCCAAATCATCCTGTTTCCTGACTTGCATGATTGTCTTGGCCACATCGAAGGGTTGGGCCATCAGCACCGACGAGTACTTCCATAGCAGCtcatccagcacctcctTGACTGTCTGTACAACTGATGGCGAAGGCTCAGCTATGTAGTTCTTGTAGTCGATGTCGGAAAAGAGGTCGCGTGCCTTAGTAGCATACTGGCCGGTTGAGTTGCCGGCTTGGGCGAAGGCTTTTGGGCCGGGTGGTGTGGGGAGGGACTCGGGAGGTTCGCCGATCGAAGGGGGAATGTAGTAGGGTCTTAGGGGATTGACCCCGTTGTCACTGTGGTGAGCCATGCTGGTTACTGGTGCTTCTGTAGGCGCAGGAGCATGTTATGGTGGTGAATTTTGGGCTGGGTTCTTTGGCGAATTGCCCCGCTGATATTTCGCATGTGCTGGGACACAATGAGGTGCGGTGAAATCATTTGGCGATAAGCTAAGCATGCAAGAGCTACCCCAAAAGAGCCCAAGCGCCATCCCCATATTGCATTATCGGGGCCACCGATAAGCGCCGCCCGCCCACCTCAATGCTTGGCTACTGTCATCTTTTGCGGGTAAATTTTCATATCGTTTATCGGGATGTTGAATGGACGAATGTTAGATCAGATAATGATAATTCATTATTCAGTTGCCTCCCTCGTCTCAAATAACCATACCTGCTCCACCGTGTGCCCTTTTTGCATGAGGCAGTGAATAGACACAGAGGAGCCCTCATTGCGTATTGTATATATTGTACCTCTCGGGAGGGGTTTCTCGGCCATTAGGTTGTTTGTCACTCGCAGCTTTCCCCGGGTTTCGGAGCCTTCTAGGCTGTTTGCTTTTTCTCTCCGGCTTCCCACGCTTGTTTCCCTCTCAAGTCTTCCTGGAGATATAAACACACGCCAAACAGTCAAGATGTCGACTCAAAGAGTTTTTGCCAGCGTCCTCCCGAGACTAAGGGTTGCCTCCAGCAAGAATGCGACAACTTCCCTTGCACAACAGGCACAACAGCTCCGGTGCTACAGCAGGCCGACCGCCACCTTGAGACCTTCCGGTCCGGCCCGGTCCTCGGtgctctcctccgccgctgCCTCCGCCCCTCGCCGTGTATGTGTACCGGCCACATCCTCCGCTCAACCTCGCACCTTGTCCACCTCAGCCTCACTTTTCCATGGTCACGTCGACACCCCAAAGCCAGGTGAAGAGTATGTGCaaaaaccccccttttcgACATCCTTGAACTAACACATCAAAGGCTTTGGGTAACCTTCATCGAcaaggagggtgttgagacTAAGATTGCCGTTTGCAAGGGCGACAACCTCTTGGATATTGCCCAGGCTCATGatttggagatggagggtgcCTGTGGCGGTTCCTGCGCCTGCTCGACATGCCACGTCATTGTTGAGGACCCTGACTACTACGACAAGATGCCCGAgccggatgatgatgagaacgACATGCTCGATCTTGCCTTCGGTCTTACTGAGACCAGTCGGCTGGGCTGCCAGGTCATCATGACTCCCGAGCTGGATGGCCTCCGGGTCAAGCTCCCCTCCATGACAAGGAACCTTCAGTCGAGCGACTTCAACTAAGGCCTGCCAATATATATTGCATTCTCCGGATTATCGTTTCTTGGTCGGCGTTGCGGCAGCGATACACGGGCATAGTTGTTGAAGATAGATACCAAAAGCATAGGGGGTTGGCTAGTGCGTTTTCCGCGCAATAGCTCACGATGTAACTGATGACAAATCTTGCGGCTCCGGGATGGTCTGGGAATCTCTTGCTCTGATCGAGCATGTGTACATGTAAAATAGTAGTAAGGCATCCTATACTGGGGCCATGTGTAAATAAGATGTAACCTCTGCTCTATAAGCAGTAGAACACCCCTCTGTCTCCCCAACATCTGTAATGGAGAGATCACTCTatgcctcctccaagccacccttcttcaaccctccacccccattCGCAATGAGGTCCAGGAAG
Encoded proteins:
- the YAH1 gene encoding mitochondrial matrix iron-sulfur protein (EggNog:ENOG503P2DF; COG:C) produces the protein MSTQRVFASVLPRLRVASSKNATTSLAQQAQQLRCYSRPTATLRPSGPARSSVLSSAAASAPRRVCVPATSSAQPRTLSTSASLFHGHVDTPKPGEELWVTFIDKEGVETKIAVCKGDNLLDIAQAHDLEMEGACGGSCACSTCHVIVEDPDYYDKMPEPDDDENDMLDLAFGLTETSRLGCQVIMTPELDGLRVKLPSMTRNLQSSDFN